aagaacaaggaacataccaggcaggtccgagatactgttgtgaagaagtttaaagccggatttggatacaaaatatttcccaagctttaaacatcccaaggagcactgtgcaagcgataatattgaaatggaaggagtatcagaccactgcaaatctaccaagacctggacgtccctctaaactttcagctcatacaaggagaagactgatcagagatgcagccaagaggcccatgatcactctggatgaactgcagagatctacagctgaggtgggagactctgtccataggacaacaatcagtcgtatattgcacaaatctggcctttatggaagagtggcaagaagaaagccatttcttaaagatatccataaaaagtgttgtttaaagtttgccacaagccacctgggagacacaccaaacatgtggaagaaggtgctctggtcagatgaaaccaaaattgaactttttggcaacaatgcaaaacgttatgtttggcgtaaaagcaacacagctgaacacaccatccccactgtcaaacatggtggtggcagcatcatggtttgggcctgcttttcttcagcagggacagggaagatggttaaaattgatggaaagatggatggagccaaatacaggaccattctggaagaaaacctgatggagtctgcgaaagacctgagactaggacggagatttgtcttccaacaagacaatgatccaaaacataaagcaaaatctacaatggaatggttcaaaaataaacatatccaagtGTTAGAATTGCCAAgtaaaagtccagacctgaatccaatcgagaatctgtggaaagaactgaaaactgctgttcacaaatgctctccatccaacctcactgagctcgagctgttttgcaaggaggaatggggaaaaatgtctctcgatgtgcaaaactgatagagacataccccaagcgacttacagctgtaatcgcagcaaaaggtggcgctacaaagtattaacttaagggggctgaataattttgcacgcccaaattttcagtttttgatttgttaaaaaagtttgaaatatccaataaatgtcgttccacttcatgattgtgtcccacttgttgttgattcttcacaaaaaaatacagttttatatatttatgtttgaagcctgaaatgtggcaaaaggtcgcaaagttcaagggggccgaatactttcgcaaggcactgtaactactgACAGAAACTGGCCCACATTCACCATTTCACCATGAGATCGTGTAGAGGGAGTTAAGGGCCTCTTGACAGCCAATTTTCCTGAAAGTAGAACGAGGAAAAAAGGAATTGCCTCCTCAATTCTCCATGGAATATAAATCAATTATCTTTAGATAACTACTGGAGAGGAAATTAAAGTATTGGATGAACACTGCTACTCAAAACAAAGCTCCGCCATTGCAAAGAGATCAACATTCAGTGCAGAGACACTTCCCAAAATAGCAATGCCCTGTGTAAGAAGTGTCAAATGGGTACAAAGAATCATGCCATGGGTTTTCAGAAAGTTTTGTTTTTCGACCATGCCATTGCATTGTCGCAGATTAGATAATCCGGCCTAGTCTCAAATAAACAAACACTGCCaagacatacaggtaactgccaaaataaaagaaACACCAACATGTCTTAATTGGGTGTTGGggactctattggagggatgcgacaccattcttcaacaagaaattccatcatttgctgttttgttgttggatgtggaaaatgctgtctcaggtTCCAATCCAGACTCTTCCATAAATGTTTAATTGGTGTAAAATTTGGTGACTGATATGGCCATGGCTAACATCGTTGTCATGCTCATCAAAtcattcagtgaccacttgtgCCATGTGGATGGAgtcattgtcatcctatgggggcatagtcaTGGTATCCAAAATAATGGCTAACATAATGACCTGCCCAGCATATTTATActtgaccctaagcatgatgggatgttaattgcttaattaactcaggaccCGCacgtgtggaagcacctgctttcaaaatACTTTGTAtacctcatttactcaagtgtttccattattttggtagttacctgTACATCGACCTAGAAACTCTTTATGCTCTTTATTATCAACATGAGAGAATTTTCTAAATTACAATATTAttatcactaacacagactgcaTAATATAAAATGTACAAGGGATGAACTTATCATTCAAAACCTTTATGGATATTACTACCAGAAAACAGTTTAAATGTCAAAATTGTGTTGACCATGGAAGACAGGCTTGTGACTGTGACAACGGAAATGGGCATGGAAATGGAATGCAGAACTTACCAAGCATCTTGGTGGCTTGTCTCCTACGCCCTCGCTCTACGTGGATTCTCCAGTTGGTGTTGGTGCTACAGTTCTTCCTCATCGTTCCCTGGGAAAGGTGTCGCTCCCTGCCCAGCTGGATGCCCATCACCAGGTACAGACCGCTCATCACCGTCATGGGCACAATGTAGAAGCACGCAGTGGTGATCAGGATCACCAGGTTATAGATCCACGGGGCCCCTATCAAACTGCATATGGCTGACTCTGCCACCTTCTCCGGGAGATTCAAGTAGTAGATGCCATGCAGGGAGGTGTTGGGGATGGCACAGACCAGGGACACCACCCATACGGCACTGATGACATGCTTTGCATGCTTGTTGGTGGAGACATAGCGTATTTTTAGTGGATGGACCACGGCGATGTACCTCTCCGCACTCAGCACTGTCACATTTAGGATGGAAGCGAAGCAGACGGTCTCAAGGAGGAAGATCTTGAAGTAGCAGACTCCCTCGCCGAAAGGGAAGGGGTAGTTCTGCCACATGTCGTAGATCTCCAGGGGCATCCCAAAGAGGAGCACCAAGAGGTCCGACACAGCCAGGCTGAACAGGAACAGGTTGGTGGTGGTACGCATCTTCTTGTGTTTGGATATCACTGCGCATGTGAGAAGGTTGCCAGACACACCAAAAAAGAAGATGAGCAGGTAAACCAGGGTGATAGGGAGGAAGACGGGAGAGCGTTTCGGCCCTAGAAATTCCAGTAGGAGGTCCTCGATGGATTTTGTCCCAGAGTCATTTCCTGTGACGTTTAGCAATGTGATGTTACAGAACATGCCGTGCTGTTCTGAGATGTTGGAAAGAGAGTCCAGGCAGTACTTCTCCATTTCACAGTAGGGGCTTGTAAGTGGGAGTAGAGAGGAACAGGATCACTGGAGATGTCTGCACATCATTGCTCTGAGAGAAATTCCATACAGAGAGAAATACAACACCTAAAGAGTACCACAGCAACAACACAATTTTATATTACAGCATCCTGATTCTACATAAAATGATGTAAAAGCTCTCATATGTTGACTGACAC
This is a stretch of genomic DNA from Oncorhynchus clarkii lewisi isolate Uvic-CL-2024 chromosome 17, UVic_Ocla_1.0, whole genome shotgun sequence. It encodes these proteins:
- the LOC139369856 gene encoding neuromedin-U receptor 2-like; translated protein: MEKYCLDSLSNISEQHGMFCNITLLNVTGNDSGTKSIEDLLLEFLGPKRSPVFLPITLVYLLIFFFGVSGNLLTCAVISKHKKMRTTTNLFLFSLAVSDLLVLLFGMPLEIYDMWQNYPFPFGEGVCYFKIFLLETVCFASILNVTVLSAERYIAVVHPLKIRYVSTNKHAKHVISAVWVVSLVCAIPNTSLHGIYYLNLPEKVAESAICSLIGAPWIYNLVILITTACFYIVPMTVMSGLYLVMGIQLGRERHLSQGTMRKNCSTNTNWRIHVERGRRRQATKMLAVVVLVFSICWAPFHIDRLLWSCIMQWSVWTDLNQTVYQCVHLLSGILFYLSSAVNPVIYNMLSTRFRECFWDLICTHTKDTASRKDCPPFAKILLVPSGPVPKSQASPRDQNSLTPLLSPIGTGSTEITTLTCEHSCVVDSDFTATAF